One window of Cohnella hashimotonis genomic DNA carries:
- a CDS encoding helix-turn-helix domain-containing protein, producing MKKIRPILFIRNRTNSLFLRLIAGFLCIVLLLASLTFYSVSESKKSVKHEVVKYNTSMLANTRDSYENHLDLIKKQMLLFFSDEKILLLQNKPANTLYPEIVREIQQWTTVPYYYINNIVFYSKPNDLVLEKGTSTNAKAMFNVFYTSSDYPLEFWTKQFEEKNTYRIWPAAPFYSEIIEGNRLSLGEMIPVVIKGQYNPGFVMIVFLNAAKMYEAYHQSVNEELMIYDAQGKPMFGRTEGEPFLSFEELQETKDAEPFVRDGKYYFTFKGKGTGFTYVSRVPVDRIAAQTRINITLLASILAAITLSILFSFLFAARINNPLKRVIESIRGMNGETAPLRSSIKEFDIISGQIHGNRMLTRQLSFMNHLKAIRGQDTDASSLDFADKPFVFVLFQIQPGKNEANTPAIIQNWVYYLRIFIDSQLKPDFPGSLTFQIERDQILSLVFTENLDKVRSRLGEMKKVFDQDREHGIMTMAVTSAYSASNQLTSAYEEAQELAGERLLTDETQIISERSGVPVAIGFSPDQEKELEANLKAGNGAQVAALIEQQFAKWHRKPPTAASLVRFAETAAAKIRGFVTPFPLDPDKVDAVMVREGERIARCSTLFELELLLLEWVTGTAQAVREKKDEKHPVTVQIAEYINEHLAEEIYLDVLADRFKMSSGYLSSYFKNKTGMNIVDYINETRIKKAALLLDDEGLKIREAAEQVGYKNITSFNRMFKKYMGLTPSEFRKRNESV from the coding sequence TTGAAAAAGATTCGACCGATCCTTTTCATCAGAAATCGAACGAACTCCCTATTCCTAAGGCTTATCGCCGGCTTTTTGTGCATCGTCCTGCTGCTCGCCTCCCTGACCTTCTACTCCGTCTCCGAATCCAAGAAGAGCGTCAAGCACGAGGTCGTGAAATACAACACCTCCATGCTCGCCAATACCCGGGACAGCTACGAGAACCATCTGGATCTCATCAAGAAGCAGATGCTGCTGTTTTTTTCGGACGAGAAGATTTTGCTGCTTCAGAACAAACCCGCGAATACGCTCTATCCGGAAATCGTGCGCGAAATCCAGCAGTGGACGACCGTGCCGTATTATTACATCAACAATATCGTGTTTTATTCCAAACCGAACGATCTCGTGCTGGAGAAGGGGACGAGCACGAACGCCAAAGCGATGTTCAATGTCTTCTATACCAGCTCGGATTATCCGCTTGAATTTTGGACGAAGCAGTTCGAGGAAAAGAACACGTACCGAATTTGGCCCGCAGCTCCGTTTTATTCGGAGATCATAGAGGGCAACCGGCTGTCGCTCGGAGAGATGATCCCGGTCGTGATCAAGGGACAATACAATCCGGGTTTCGTCATGATCGTCTTTCTCAATGCCGCCAAGATGTACGAAGCCTATCATCAAAGCGTGAACGAAGAACTGATGATTTACGACGCGCAAGGTAAACCCATGTTCGGCAGAACGGAAGGCGAGCCGTTTCTTTCCTTTGAAGAACTGCAGGAAACCAAGGATGCCGAACCGTTCGTCCGGGACGGCAAATATTATTTTACGTTCAAAGGCAAGGGAACCGGCTTCACCTATGTCAGCCGCGTGCCCGTCGATCGGATCGCCGCCCAGACCCGGATCAATATTACGCTGCTCGCCAGCATTCTGGCCGCCATCACGCTCAGCATCCTGTTCTCGTTTCTGTTCGCGGCCCGAATCAACAATCCGCTCAAGCGGGTCATCGAATCGATCCGGGGCATGAACGGCGAGACGGCGCCGCTGCGTTCGAGCATCAAGGAATTCGATATTATCAGCGGCCAGATTCACGGCAACCGGATGCTGACCAGGCAGCTGTCGTTCATGAATCATCTCAAAGCGATCCGCGGCCAGGATACGGACGCATCGTCGCTCGATTTTGCCGACAAGCCGTTCGTCTTCGTTCTCTTCCAGATCCAGCCGGGCAAAAACGAGGCGAATACGCCGGCGATCATCCAGAACTGGGTGTACTATTTGAGGATCTTCATCGACAGCCAGCTGAAGCCGGATTTTCCGGGCTCGCTTACGTTCCAGATCGAACGGGACCAGATCTTAAGCCTGGTGTTCACGGAAAACCTGGACAAGGTGCGCTCGCGGCTCGGCGAAATGAAAAAAGTGTTCGATCAGGACCGGGAGCACGGCATCATGACGATGGCCGTCACATCCGCGTATTCCGCTTCGAATCAACTGACTTCCGCCTACGAAGAGGCGCAGGAGCTGGCGGGAGAGCGGCTGCTGACCGACGAGACGCAGATCATCTCGGAGCGGTCCGGCGTGCCGGTCGCGATCGGATTCTCGCCGGATCAGGAGAAGGAGCTCGAGGCGAATCTGAAGGCAGGGAATGGGGCTCAAGTGGCCGCCTTGATCGAGCAGCAGTTCGCCAAGTGGCACCGCAAGCCGCCGACGGCCGCTTCGCTCGTGCGCTTCGCGGAGACCGCAGCCGCCAAGATTCGAGGCTTCGTTACGCCTTTCCCGCTGGACCCGGACAAGGTCGATGCCGTTATGGTCCGGGAGGGGGAGCGGATCGCGCGATGCAGTACGCTCTTCGAGCTGGAGCTGCTGCTCCTCGAGTGGGTGACGGGAACGGCGCAGGCCGTCCGGGAGAAGAAGGACGAGAAGCATCCGGTCACGGTCCAGATCGCCGAGTATATCAACGAGCATTTGGCCGAAGAGATCTACCTGGACGTGCTGGCGGACAGATTCAAGATGAGCAGCGGCTACTTGTCTTCCTATTTCAAAAACAAGACCGGCATGAATATCGTCGATTATATCAACGAGACCCGGATCAAAAAAGCGGCTCTCCTGCTGGACGACGAAGGGCTGAAGATTCGCGAAGCCGCCGAACAGGTCGGGTATAAGAACATTACGTCGTTCAACCGGATGTTCAAAAAGTATATGGGGTTGACGCCCAGCGAATTCAGGAAACGAAATGAATCGGTTTAA
- a CDS encoding YolD-like family protein, with translation MPEIKKPGKKYKAKRPTRDEFELEELGERLVEAKQEDSTVVLTIWDEPEPVRGRIVKLDARTRLVHVQTLEKLVKLPFLDIMRVDNPRD, from the coding sequence TTGCCAGAGATAAAAAAACCGGGAAAGAAATATAAAGCCAAACGTCCGACGCGCGACGAGTTCGAGCTCGAGGAATTGGGAGAGCGTCTGGTGGAGGCCAAGCAGGAGGACAGCACCGTCGTTCTAACGATATGGGACGAGCCCGAGCCCGTACGAGGCCGGATCGTCAAGCTGGACGCACGCACGAGATTGGTTCATGTCCAGACGCTCGAGAAGCTCGTCAAGCTGCCTTTCCTGGACATCATGCGAGTCGATAACCCCAGAGATTGA
- a CDS encoding IclR family transcriptional regulator, which produces MERTDRKYWVPALERAHEVLHCIAARPSRLRMMDLVSETGINKSTMFSLLQTMEALQWVNREKGETYALGPVFATLGRAYFSGIDLVAQFQRLAAEAAERVGETVQLARLEGTHILYLAKKEAPAPVRLVSEPGMRIPAYATAMGKALLAHLPDEQVRALFANAAFERFTEKTTSNVEALLVQLARVRQMGYAVDEEEVVNGIACIAAAVKNPSGAPAAAVSFTMPLPRWEAKKSDAQTEVLRLAEQLSSLQ; this is translated from the coding sequence ATGGAACGTACGGATCGCAAATATTGGGTGCCGGCTTTGGAAAGAGCCCATGAAGTTCTCCATTGCATCGCGGCCCGCCCTTCCCGATTGCGGATGATGGACTTAGTGTCCGAGACGGGAATCAACAAAAGCACGATGTTTTCGCTTCTGCAGACGATGGAGGCGCTGCAATGGGTGAATCGGGAAAAAGGCGAAACCTACGCCCTTGGCCCCGTATTCGCCACGCTGGGCCGCGCTTATTTTTCCGGCATCGATCTGGTCGCGCAGTTTCAGCGCTTGGCGGCGGAGGCCGCCGAACGGGTAGGCGAGACGGTACAGCTTGCCCGTCTGGAAGGAACCCATATTTTGTATCTGGCGAAAAAAGAAGCGCCGGCGCCCGTTCGGCTCGTCTCCGAGCCGGGCATGCGGATTCCCGCCTATGCGACGGCGATGGGAAAAGCGCTCTTGGCGCATTTGCCGGACGAGCAGGTTCGCGCGTTGTTCGCGAACGCCGCGTTCGAGCGATTTACCGAGAAGACCACTTCGAATGTGGAGGCGTTGCTCGTGCAGCTCGCGCGGGTCCGGCAGATGGGCTATGCCGTGGACGAGGAAGAGGTCGTGAACGGGATTGCATGCATCGCGGCAGCGGTCAAAAACCCGAGCGGCGCGCCGGCGGCGGCCGTCAGCTTCACGATGCCGCTGCCTCGCTGGGAAGCCAAGAAGTCCGACGCCCAAACGGAAGTGCTGCGGCTGGCCGAGCAGCTGTCTTCCCTTCAATAG
- a CDS encoding SDR family NAD(P)-dependent oxidoreductase produces MRLNGKVCLITGSGSGIGKGSALRFAQEGAIVIINDLDRAKGQETVDEIKQRGGSATFIPGDVTSPAEMEAMAQAALQTFGRVDVLFNNAGISGVGALHELELEQWDKVMRVNIAGVFLPSKYLLPSMMARKSGCIINMSSCIAEIGLARRASYAASKGAVLALTKSMQVDYAPYGIRVNALLPGTIFTPFVENYLKNSYDDPEKAIEAIKSRQLSGELGRPEDVANAALFLASDEAGFMMGSPLYIDGGVTFGKNA; encoded by the coding sequence ATGCGGCTGAACGGCAAAGTATGTTTAATTACGGGTTCGGGTTCCGGCATCGGTAAAGGCTCGGCCTTGCGCTTCGCGCAGGAAGGGGCGATCGTCATCATTAACGACCTCGATCGGGCGAAAGGCCAGGAGACGGTTGACGAAATCAAGCAACGCGGCGGCAGCGCCACGTTTATCCCCGGCGATGTCACGTCGCCGGCCGAGATGGAAGCGATGGCGCAAGCTGCGCTTCAGACATTCGGGCGCGTCGACGTGCTTTTTAACAATGCCGGCATCAGCGGCGTCGGAGCGCTTCACGAGCTCGAGCTCGAGCAATGGGACAAGGTGATGCGCGTCAATATCGCCGGCGTGTTTTTGCCGAGCAAATACTTGCTGCCGAGCATGATGGCGCGCAAGTCCGGCTGCATTATCAACATGTCGTCCTGCATCGCCGAGATCGGGCTTGCCCGCCGCGCCTCCTATGCCGCATCCAAAGGCGCCGTCCTCGCCTTAACCAAGTCGATGCAGGTGGACTACGCGCCTTACGGGATCCGCGTGAACGCCTTGCTGCCGGGCACCATTTTTACGCCGTTCGTCGAAAACTACTTGAAAAATTCCTACGACGATCCGGAAAAGGCGATCGAAGCCATCAAGAGCCGCCAGCTCAGCGGCGAGCTTGGCAGGCCCGAGGACGTGGCCAACGCCGCGTTGTTCCTCGCTTCGGACGAAGCCGGCTTTATGATGGGCTCGCCGCTTTATATTGACGGTGGCGTCACGTTCGGCAAAAATGCATAA